The proteins below are encoded in one region of Manis javanica isolate MJ-LG chromosome 8, MJ_LKY, whole genome shotgun sequence:
- the LOC108398764 gene encoding plasma serine protease inhibitor-like: MQLGLLLCLMLLSPQAATFHRHRSREVKKRVKESPLVATVSPCSRDFTFDLYRALAAAAPDQNIFFSPLSISITLAVLSLGAQANTKAQILEGLGLTQQGRPAEELHEAFQQLLCELGQPREDMQLSLGNALFVGLTVPIREAFLSAMRTLYLADTFPTNFGDPAGAQRQINDYVAKETKGKIVDLVKDLDSTEIMVMVNYIFFKAKWKKGFDHKNTREEDFYVTPEMVVRVPMMVSENRYHYLLDGNLSCKVVGLPYQGNASALLILPSEDGMAQVESGLNENLLRKWLKLLTKRQLKLYLPKFSIEGSYQLHKVLPKLGIRDVFTSHADLTGITNHSNIHVSQMVHKAVVEVNEAGTKAAAATGMIFTFRSARIGPQKVMFNRPFLMAIVERSRDILFLGKVTRP, encoded by the exons ATGCAGCTCGGCCTCCTCTTGTGCCTGATGCTCCTCAGCCCGCAGGCGGCCACCTTCCACCGCCACCGCTCCCGGGAGGTGAAGAAGAGAGTCAAGGAGTCACCGTTGGTTGCCACAGTGTCCCCCTGCAGCAGGGACTTTACCTTCGACCTCTACAGGGCTTTGGCCGCAGCTGCCCCTGACCAGAACATCTTCTTCTCTCCTCTGAGCATCTCCATAACCCTGGCCGTGCTCTCCCTGGGGGCTCAGGCCAACACAAAGGCACAGATCCTGGAGGGCCTGGGCCTCACCCAGCAGGGGCGCCCAGCGGAGGAGCTGCACGAGGCCTTCCAGCAGCTGCTGTGCGAGCTTGGCCAGCCCAGAGAGGACATGCAGCTGAGCCTGGGCAATGCCCTGTTCGTTGGCCTCACAGTGCCCATCCGGGAGGCTTTCCTGAGTGCCATGAGGACGCTGTACTTGGCCGACACTTTCCCCACCAACTTTGGGGACCCtgcaggggcccagaggcagatcAACGACTATGTGGCCAAAGAAACTAAAGGCAAGATTGTGGACTTGGTTAAGGACCTGGATAGCACAGAGATCATGGTTATGgtgaattacattttctttaaag CTAAGTGGAAGAAAGGTTTTGACCACAAAAACACCCGAGAGGAGGATTTCTATGTGACCCCAGAGATGGTGGTGCGGGTGCCCATGATGGTCAGTGAGAACCGGTACCACTACCTCCTGGATGGAAACCTCTCCTGCAAGGTGGTGGGGCTCCCCTACCAAGGGAACGCCAGCGCTCTGCTCATTCTCCCCAGCGAGGATGGGATGGCCCAGGTGGAGAGCGGGCTGAATGAGAACCTACTGAGGAAGTGGCTCAAGCTACTCACAAAGAG ACAGCTCAAGCTTTACCTTCCCAAGTTCTCCATTGAGGGCTCCTATCAGCTGCATAAAGTCCTCCCCAAGCTGGGGATCAGAGATGTCTTCACATCCCATGCGGACCTGACCGGCATCACAAACCACTCCAACATCCACGTGTCTCAG ATGGTGCACAAAGCTGTGGTGGAGGTGAATGAGGCGGGAACCAAAGCAGCTGCAGCCACAGGCATGATCTTCACGTTCAGGTCGGCCCGAATTGGCCCTCAAAAGGTCATGTTCAACAGGCCCTTTCTGATGGCCATTGTGGAAAGAAGCAGGGACATCCTCTTCCTTGGCAAGGTGACCCGCCCCTGA